TCTTATATTTTCCCTAAAGAAAACAAAACCATCGTATACGGTTTTGAATTTAACCAATTTGAAAAAGGAAAAGTCACCTCGATGATGACAGGGAATCGGGGTGAGATCAACCACCAAACCAAAACCGTTGTTTTGGAAGGTAAAGTTCGACTAAAAACTAACGATGGAAAATTCATCGAATCCGAATCTCTTACTTATAATTTAGATGAAAAAACTCTCTCCTCCGAGGCAGATGTTTTGGTTTATTCCGATGGCACTACGATTCGGGGTAAAGGACTTAGGGCAGATAAAAGCTTAAATAAATTTACCATCATCCAACCAAAGGCGATAACTGTTGGTGGATCCAATCCGTTAAAGGAAAAACCATGAAGGTAACTTTTATCTTCATCGTCTTTTGT
The sequence above is a segment of the Leptospira sp. WS39.C2 genome. Coding sequences within it:
- the lptC gene encoding LPS export ABC transporter periplasmic protein LptC is translated as MNMKVFTLCMLLVVTNCKDKEYLRIEVEKESGSMVSMRDFSRASYKESGELEWKLKGAESYIFPKENKTIVYGFEFNQFEKGKVTSMMTGNRGEINHQTKTVVLEGKVRLKTNDGKFIESESLTYNLDEKTLSSEADVLVYSDGTTIRGKGLRADKSLNKFTIIQPKAITVGGSNPLKEKP